A portion of the Acidobacteriaceae bacterium genome contains these proteins:
- a CDS encoding FliM/FliN family flagellar motor switch protein, producing the protein MKDELDESLDVMLDMDVEASLQFGSSEMSLREVLALGPGDVVELDRHVAAPVDLVISERIVARGEVVVVKGNFALRVTEVLAPQLRLERAQ; encoded by the coding sequence ATGAAGGATGAATTGGACGAATCGCTAGATGTGATGCTCGACATGGATGTTGAGGCATCGTTGCAGTTTGGGTCTTCAGAGATGAGTTTGCGTGAGGTGTTGGCCTTGGGCCCGGGAGATGTAGTGGAGCTGGATCGCCATGTTGCTGCGCCGGTGGATCTGGTCATTAGCGAACGTATTGTGGCTCGTGGCGAGGTTGTGGTGGTGAAGGGGAACTTTGCCTTGCGTGTCACCGAAGTGCTTGCGCCACAGCTTCGGCTGGAGCGTGCGCAGTGA
- a CDS encoding flagellar hook basal-body protein, with the protein MDSGLYSAYTALRTRTEALDLAANNLANTSTAGFHAGRASFQGVLAEASDAMGSQVGTAVNSQTLLMGHHVSEVQGVIAPTGNPLDVAIKGTGYFTVKTAQGTRYTRDGQFQIDGKGVLTTKQGDAVLNAQGSVITVPSGDVRIAADGAVSVATQDGSAVVGQIGVMDLGSGGAVEAESAGMYRAADGVTPKVAVDTTLQQGAVEGANQNAVQGTVQLLTIQRQAEMMQRSLSVFYNDFDKTASEELARV; encoded by the coding sequence ATGGATAGCGGACTCTATTCGGCGTATACGGCTTTGAGAACTCGCACGGAAGCGCTGGATCTTGCGGCGAACAATCTGGCGAATACGAGCACTGCAGGCTTTCATGCCGGGCGTGCGTCGTTTCAAGGTGTGTTGGCGGAAGCCTCAGACGCTATGGGATCGCAGGTCGGTACGGCGGTGAATAGCCAGACGCTGCTGATGGGGCACCATGTGAGCGAGGTGCAGGGTGTGATTGCTCCAACGGGCAATCCTCTGGATGTGGCGATCAAGGGCACGGGGTACTTCACGGTAAAGACGGCGCAGGGAACACGCTACACGCGCGATGGTCAGTTTCAGATCGATGGCAAGGGTGTGCTGACCACCAAGCAGGGTGACGCTGTTCTGAACGCACAGGGTTCCGTAATTACTGTGCCGTCGGGAGATGTGCGCATCGCTGCGGATGGGGCTGTATCCGTCGCGACGCAGGATGGCAGTGCGGTTGTGGGCCAGATCGGAGTGATGGATCTTGGCTCCGGCGGAGCGGTGGAAGCCGAGAGTGCTGGGATGTATCGCGCGGCGGATGGGGTCACTCCCAAAGTTGCCGTGGATACCACGTTGCAACAGGGCGCGGTGGAAGGTGCGAACCAGAATGCCGTGCAGGGGACGGTTCAACTGCTCACGATTCAACGGCAGGCAGAGATGATGCAGCGCTCGTTGAGCGTGTTCTACAACGACTTCGATAAGACGGCCAGTGAAGAGCTGGCACGTGTGTAA
- the flgG gene encoding flagellar basal-body rod protein FlgG has translation MIRALYTAASGMNAQQQNLDTVANNLANSATAGFRKRRMEFQDMIYQNLVTPGAASSTSTASAGLQIGLGTRTAASEVIQTQGSLTQTDNTLDVAIQGAGFFQVTMPDGTTAYTRAGSFHLNNQGTIVTADGNPVTPSITVPSNATSVSISQYGMVSAVLPGQTSSTQLGQITLATFTNSGGLSALGSNLFQQTSASGNAITDVPGGSTGLGTLQQGYLENSNVDVTEEFVQMIVAQRAYESNSKVIHVADDMYQQINGLVR, from the coding sequence ATGATCAGGGCACTTTACACTGCGGCAAGCGGCATGAACGCGCAACAACAGAACCTGGATACCGTTGCCAACAATCTGGCGAACTCTGCGACTGCTGGTTTTCGTAAACGGCGCATGGAGTTTCAGGACATGATCTACCAGAATCTTGTCACTCCTGGCGCAGCCTCCAGCACGTCTACGGCTTCGGCCGGCTTGCAGATCGGTCTCGGAACACGGACGGCTGCTTCCGAGGTGATTCAGACGCAAGGCAGCCTGACGCAGACGGACAATACGCTGGATGTAGCGATCCAGGGCGCTGGTTTTTTTCAAGTAACGATGCCTGATGGAACGACGGCGTACACGCGTGCAGGCAGCTTTCATTTGAACAACCAGGGCACCATTGTCACGGCGGATGGCAACCCTGTGACGCCGTCGATCACCGTTCCTTCGAACGCGACGAGCGTGTCGATCTCACAATATGGCATGGTCTCCGCCGTGCTGCCTGGGCAGACGTCGTCGACGCAGCTTGGCCAGATTACGCTGGCGACCTTTACCAACTCTGGTGGGTTGAGCGCGTTGGGAAGCAATCTGTTTCAGCAGACGTCGGCTTCCGGCAATGCGATTACGGATGTGCCCGGTGGATCGACTGGGCTTGGAACGTTGCAGCAGGGATATCTGGAGAACTCGAACGTCGATGTGACGGAAGAGTTTGTGCAGATGATTGTGGCGCAGCGCGCGTATGAGTCGAACAGCAAGGTGATTCATGTCGCGGACGATATGTACCAGCAGATCAACGGTCTGGTGCGCTAA
- a CDS encoding flagella basal body P-ring formation protein FlgA, translated as MRRFVLLASFSVAMPMLALPLPGVGCAPTAEAAVARLLDSGVVTDSLQREGFRVEAVRVDPLREKAYAMVSSCAERAKPMVAVLLPGRTFSRMREQKTPLVHAGDVVELSAGGSDSQVRLQGRAESAGVAGQEIVVRLSGSLMGDSGVGARLRCRVVSAGVVEVLR; from the coding sequence ATGCGACGCTTCGTATTGCTTGCTTCCTTTAGTGTTGCGATGCCGATGCTGGCGCTGCCTTTGCCCGGCGTGGGATGCGCGCCGACGGCAGAAGCTGCTGTGGCGCGGTTGCTGGACTCTGGCGTTGTCACCGATTCTTTACAACGCGAAGGGTTTCGGGTCGAGGCGGTCCGTGTAGACCCTCTTCGTGAGAAGGCGTACGCCATGGTGTCGAGCTGCGCGGAACGAGCAAAGCCGATGGTGGCGGTGTTACTGCCGGGCAGAACGTTTTCCCGAATGCGCGAGCAGAAGACGCCGCTGGTTCATGCAGGCGATGTAGTTGAGCTATCCGCTGGTGGAAGCGATTCGCAGGTTCGTTTGCAGGGACGCGCTGAGAGCGCAGGTGTTGCGGGCCAAGAGATTGTTGTGCGACTTAGTGGCTCATTGATGGGCGATTCGGGAGTTGGAGCACGGCTGCGTTGCCGGGTTGTGAGCGCAGGTGTAGTAGAGGTGTTGCGATGA
- a CDS encoding flagellar basal body L-ring protein FlgH → MSRVAVKFHAWSALLLLLLGAMALRAEVKKSPSKSSNLASNTLQEYLLRVRAESASERPASGSIWSDSGRLTRMSADPRASRPHDLISVVVNENLSATTDGTVKNSRSSSANSGISGLIGKLHAGNALQNLVTQNSSAALNAAGDSETSSSLNTTLGGEVVEVLPNGMLVIEAARQVEFNQQTQTILLRGLVRPEDISQSNQVLSTAISSLELEVKGKGIINDYTHRQNALVRFIEKLLVF, encoded by the coding sequence ATGAGTCGTGTGGCCGTGAAGTTCCATGCCTGGAGTGCGTTGCTATTGCTCTTGCTGGGTGCGATGGCTTTGCGTGCGGAGGTAAAGAAGTCGCCATCGAAGAGCTCGAACCTTGCCAGCAACACGTTGCAGGAGTATCTGCTGCGGGTGCGAGCGGAGAGTGCGAGTGAGCGCCCCGCGTCAGGATCGATTTGGTCGGATAGTGGTCGGTTGACACGCATGAGCGCGGACCCAAGAGCCAGTCGCCCGCATGACCTGATTTCAGTCGTCGTCAACGAAAATCTATCGGCGACGACGGACGGCACGGTGAAGAACTCACGCTCTTCGAGTGCAAACTCGGGCATAAGCGGGTTAATAGGCAAGCTTCACGCCGGGAACGCCCTGCAAAACCTCGTGACGCAAAACTCCTCTGCGGCGTTGAACGCAGCAGGCGACAGTGAGACAAGTTCGAGTTTGAATACGACGCTTGGTGGTGAGGTTGTCGAGGTGTTGCCGAACGGAATGCTGGTGATAGAAGCCGCGCGGCAGGTCGAGTTCAACCAGCAGACACAGACGATTCTGCTGCGGGGGCTTGTTCGCCCAGAAGATATTTCGCAAAGCAATCAGGTGCTGTCCACGGCGATCTCGAGCCTGGAGCTTGAGGTGAAGGGCAAGGGCATCATCAACGACTACACGCACAGGCAGAACGCTCTGGTGCGCTTTATTGAAAAGCTGCTGGTGTTTTAG
- a CDS encoding flagellar basal body P-ring protein FlgI, producing the protein MSNVRVFRVWEYAVLLALGLGWLAVAHASDVSTPKPTLARVKDIASVDGVRGNQLVGYGIVVGLQGTGDSQQTTFPVQTLAATLLRMGVSVPPAAIRVQNMAAVFIAAELPEFADSGAKVDVTVSSAGDARSLEGGMLLMTALYGADGKIYAQAQGPLVLGGYSVQANGSTKTVNHATTGRIPLGAMVERAAPTALGTRRDFILALHEADFRSAEAMAEAINSQVPGLGAHAVDSRRIELHIAPGVDVPAALAKVESVEVPFYPKARVVVNERTGTVVIGGTVALQPVSILHGGLSVNVVTDFHVSQPSPFSSGGETKVVPQSTIEARDKPVNRIELKQGATVEELVRNLQMIGATARDVISILQAMRAAGALEAEIQVL; encoded by the coding sequence ATGAGCAACGTTCGGGTATTCAGAGTCTGGGAGTATGCGGTGCTGCTAGCGCTGGGATTGGGTTGGCTTGCTGTGGCTCATGCGAGCGACGTTTCCACGCCAAAGCCTACACTGGCACGCGTGAAGGACATCGCCTCTGTTGATGGTGTGCGCGGCAACCAGCTTGTGGGCTACGGCATCGTTGTCGGTCTGCAGGGAACAGGGGACTCGCAGCAGACGACGTTTCCGGTCCAGACGCTGGCGGCAACATTGTTGCGCATGGGCGTGAGCGTTCCTCCTGCGGCGATCCGCGTGCAGAATATGGCCGCTGTCTTTATTGCAGCAGAGCTTCCGGAGTTTGCCGATTCGGGCGCAAAGGTAGATGTGACGGTCTCTTCTGCGGGGGATGCCAGAAGCCTGGAAGGCGGAATGCTGTTGATGACCGCGTTGTATGGCGCTGATGGCAAGATCTATGCCCAGGCACAGGGGCCGCTGGTGTTAGGCGGATACAGCGTGCAGGCGAACGGCTCGACGAAAACCGTGAATCACGCGACGACAGGCAGAATTCCATTGGGAGCGATGGTGGAACGTGCGGCCCCCACGGCGCTGGGGACGCGGAGAGACTTTATTCTTGCGCTGCATGAAGCGGACTTTCGTTCTGCCGAAGCGATGGCTGAAGCGATCAACTCGCAGGTCCCTGGGCTGGGCGCGCACGCTGTGGATAGTCGTCGGATTGAGCTTCATATCGCACCCGGAGTCGATGTGCCAGCAGCGCTAGCAAAGGTGGAGTCGGTTGAAGTGCCGTTCTATCCGAAGGCCCGTGTTGTGGTGAATGAGCGGACTGGCACGGTCGTGATTGGCGGCACGGTTGCGCTGCAGCCTGTGTCGATTCTGCACGGCGGATTGAGCGTGAATGTGGTCACCGATTTCCATGTCTCGCAACCGTCTCCGTTCAGCAGTGGTGGAGAGACGAAGGTTGTTCCGCAGTCGACGATTGAAGCTCGCGACAAGCCTGTCAATCGGATTGAATTGAAGCAGGGCGCGACGGTGGAAGAGTTGGTGCGAAACCTGCAGATGATCGGCGCGACGGCACGCGACGTGATCTCGATCCTGCAGGCGATGCGGGCTGCGGGTGCTCTGGAAGCCGAGATTCAGGTGCTGTAA
- the flgM gene encoding flagellar biosynthesis anti-sigma factor FlgM, whose product MTGINNLQSLFGATQSSSTALVDTTATRSVATAQSTTAVAGNALSEQASTDQTVALSSAGNALSQVGKEDDVNTAKVAQLQAAIAAGTYNVSSSDVADKMMQSILNGR is encoded by the coding sequence ATGACGGGAATCAACAACTTGCAGAGCTTGTTTGGCGCGACGCAATCGTCGTCCACTGCGCTGGTCGATACGACGGCGACGAGAAGCGTGGCGACGGCACAGAGCACAACCGCGGTTGCCGGCAACGCACTGTCGGAGCAGGCTTCGACAGACCAGACGGTGGCGTTGAGCAGCGCAGGAAATGCATTGTCGCAAGTGGGCAAGGAGGACGACGTAAATACGGCGAAGGTGGCTCAGCTACAGGCTGCGATTGCTGCTGGAACCTACAACGTCTCGTCCTCGGATGTAGCCGACAAGATGATGCAGAGCATATTGAACGGAAGGTAA
- the flgK gene encoding flagellar hook-associated protein FlgK — protein sequence MGSLIGLLGLSRNALQADQSAINATANNIANQNTAGYTRQVVSFTATDTVSLSGGSATGTWVSESATSQRSRVLEQRLQQATSTSSAATSRLAALQSVEASFDMSATGSNASSTELGSALDGFFSSLTALSANPSDTATRSAVLSAASTLATAFNDAADSITDETATLNSGIKTAANQIDALTSQIATLNGEITSQNPDSDAGALEDQRQQALQQLSQLVGVSTTTTESNGLTVTLANGTTLVSGKTSYSVSTTTVDGNAQLVAGQPPTIQSNITGGSIGGMLQARDSDLPGMLQQLDELANAVGTAVNTQNAAGVTAGGSAGAAIFSLPSSVSGSARGISVALTTVDGIATAGSGEGAQGTTNALALGKLGSAAMVSGGTATDFYSSFIGQLGTVVSSATTQESSSSAALTQAQTQRDSLSAVSLDEEATALTQYQRSYEAAAKLFSIVNQMLASAINLGTQTSVS from the coding sequence ATGGGTTCGCTGATTGGACTGCTCGGGCTCTCACGTAACGCGCTTCAGGCCGATCAGTCTGCCATCAATGCCACGGCAAACAACATCGCGAACCAGAACACGGCTGGCTACACGAGGCAGGTGGTTAGCTTTACGGCCACCGATACGGTAAGCCTCAGCGGCGGAAGCGCGACCGGAACTTGGGTGTCGGAGTCGGCTACCTCGCAACGTTCGCGCGTGCTGGAGCAACGATTGCAGCAGGCGACGTCCACGTCGTCGGCTGCGACATCGCGTTTGGCCGCGCTGCAGTCGGTCGAAGCCAGCTTTGATATGTCCGCCACGGGCTCCAATGCGAGTTCCACCGAACTGGGCTCTGCTCTCGATGGCTTCTTCTCCTCGCTAACGGCGCTGTCCGCAAATCCCAGCGATACTGCAACACGCAGCGCGGTGCTTAGCGCCGCCTCCACGCTGGCAACGGCTTTTAACGATGCCGCGGACTCGATTACCGACGAGACTGCAACGCTGAATAGCGGGATCAAGACTGCAGCCAACCAGATCGACGCCCTGACAAGCCAAATCGCTACGCTCAATGGTGAGATCACCTCGCAGAACCCTGATAGCGATGCGGGCGCGCTGGAAGATCAGCGACAGCAGGCGCTTCAACAGCTTTCCCAGTTGGTCGGCGTGAGCACGACGACGACCGAGAGCAACGGACTTACCGTCACGCTTGCGAACGGCACAACGCTGGTCAGCGGCAAGACGTCCTACAGCGTTTCGACGACGACGGTCGATGGCAACGCGCAACTCGTCGCCGGGCAGCCGCCGACGATACAGAGCAACATCACCGGCGGCTCGATCGGCGGGATGCTGCAGGCGCGTGACAGCGATCTTCCTGGCATGTTGCAGCAGCTCGACGAGCTCGCGAACGCTGTCGGCACCGCCGTAAACACACAGAACGCAGCGGGTGTGACCGCAGGCGGATCCGCCGGGGCCGCGATCTTCTCGTTGCCGTCGTCGGTAAGCGGATCGGCTCGCGGCATCTCCGTGGCGTTGACCACGGTGGATGGCATTGCGACTGCGGGTAGTGGCGAAGGCGCACAGGGAACCACGAATGCTCTGGCGCTGGGCAAGCTTGGTTCTGCGGCGATGGTGAGCGGCGGTACGGCCACGGACTTCTATTCCAGCTTTATCGGCCAGTTGGGCACAGTCGTTTCATCGGCTACGACACAGGAGTCATCATCGAGTGCCGCCTTGACACAAGCGCAGACACAGCGCGACAGCTTGTCCGCCGTATCGCTCGATGAGGAAGCGACCGCTCTGACGCAGTATCAGCGTTCGTATGAAGCAGCTGCAAAGTTGTTTTCGATCGTGAACCAAATGCTGGCTTCGGCGATCAATCTCGGCACGCAAACCAGCGTGAGCTAA
- a CDS encoding flagellar hook-associated protein 3, translated as MRVDPLYHLNTASQLGQLSGQETTLTSQLASGLRVAKASDDPTAASTSIRLGSTIARDDAYVQASTGIQSKLQVADSALSSVVTQITSAVALAVQGTNGTLNSANLQAISQQLAGIRDEVVSLANTSYAGNYLFSGTSNTQPYSTETSTSPAVSTYAGDANQQYTMAPGGQTMVTSLAGSAVFSASGADVLGSLNRLIADFASGTASSTSVDDLNELRSSLDNVTSQRSVLDASLNSLSLTTTYTSTEQTNLQASQSTLVAADSAQVATSLSNVETQRQALLSAATIVGKTSLFDYMQ; from the coding sequence ATGCGTGTTGATCCGCTGTACCACCTGAACACGGCCAGCCAGCTCGGCCAACTCTCTGGCCAGGAGACGACGCTGACCTCGCAGCTTGCCAGCGGCCTGCGCGTGGCAAAGGCCTCGGACGATCCCACTGCTGCATCGACCAGCATTCGGCTCGGCAGCACGATTGCTCGCGATGACGCCTACGTGCAAGCTTCGACAGGAATTCAGAGCAAGCTGCAAGTGGCGGACTCAGCGTTGAGCTCCGTTGTGACGCAGATTACCTCGGCGGTGGCTCTCGCTGTGCAGGGGACGAACGGGACGCTGAATAGCGCGAATCTGCAGGCCATTTCGCAACAGCTTGCGGGGATTCGTGATGAAGTTGTCTCTTTGGCGAACACAAGTTACGCGGGCAACTACCTCTTTTCTGGAACGAGCAATACCCAGCCTTACTCAACGGAAACGAGCACCTCACCTGCGGTTTCGACGTACGCCGGTGATGCGAACCAGCAGTACACCATGGCGCCGGGTGGTCAGACGATGGTGACGTCGCTGGCTGGTTCTGCTGTCTTTTCGGCAAGTGGTGCGGACGTGCTGGGAAGCCTGAACCGCCTGATTGCGGACTTTGCCTCCGGCACAGCATCGTCCACCTCGGTGGATGATCTGAATGAACTTCGCAGCAGTTTGGACAACGTGACCTCGCAGCGCAGTGTGCTGGACGCTTCGCTTAACTCTCTGTCTCTGACGACGACCTACACCTCCACGGAGCAGACGAACCTGCAGGCTAGCCAGTCGACGTTAGTCGCTGCCGACTCTGCACAGGTTGCGACCAGTCTGAGCAACGTGGAAACGCAGCGGCAGGCGTTGCTGAGTGCCGCGACGATCGTTGGCAAAACCTCATTATTCGATTACATGCAATAG
- a CDS encoding dienelactone hydrolase family protein, which yields MGDWVKLKAVDGHELAAYVARPEGEVRGGVVVVQEIFGVNSSIRGAADWLASEGYVAIAPAIFDRYERGLELGYDEESMKKAFSIYPQLDPNVTLKDIASAFEFVKAEGKGTAVLGFCYGGLIAWLSATRGPANGFTPTCTVGYYAGGVGKVAAEETHCPVLLHFGADDDHIGKDQLDAVRTAHPDVILFEYEGAGHAFANPKRPSYVAAAAKLADERSIAFLREKIG from the coding sequence ATGGGTGATTGGGTAAAGCTGAAGGCAGTCGACGGGCATGAGCTGGCGGCGTATGTAGCGCGTCCGGAAGGCGAAGTGCGGGGTGGAGTGGTCGTCGTGCAGGAGATTTTCGGCGTGAATTCGTCGATTCGCGGGGCCGCCGACTGGCTGGCAAGCGAAGGCTACGTGGCGATCGCTCCGGCAATCTTCGACCGCTACGAGCGCGGACTGGAACTGGGCTACGACGAAGAGAGCATGAAGAAGGCGTTCTCCATCTACCCGCAACTCGACCCGAATGTGACGTTGAAGGACATTGCGTCTGCGTTTGAGTTCGTTAAGGCGGAAGGCAAGGGAACTGCCGTTCTCGGCTTCTGCTACGGCGGCCTCATTGCCTGGCTTTCGGCGACGCGCGGCCCGGCCAACGGCTTCACCCCCACCTGCACGGTTGGTTATTACGCCGGCGGCGTCGGCAAAGTGGCTGCGGAAGAGACGCATTGCCCGGTGCTTCTGCACTTTGGCGCGGACGACGATCACATCGGCAAAGACCAGTTGGATGCCGTTCGCACGGCTCATCCCGATGTCATTCTCTTTGAGTACGAAGGCGCTGGACATGCGTTTGCCAATCCGAAGCGCCCGAGCTATGTGGCGGCTGCGGCAAAGCTGGCGGACGAGCGTTCGATCGCGTTTTTGCGTGAAAAAATCGGCTAG
- the rpsO gene encoding 30S ribosomal protein S15: protein MLATSKKNDIINKFRTHDSDTGSPEVQIAILSERIGELNEHFKQHKKDHGSRRGMLMLVHKRRRLLDYLKTTDSDRYREVIGKLGIRK, encoded by the coding sequence GTGTTGGCAACTTCAAAGAAGAACGACATCATCAATAAATTCCGCACGCACGATTCGGACACCGGAAGCCCGGAAGTCCAGATCGCGATCCTTTCGGAGCGCATCGGCGAGCTGAACGAGCACTTCAAGCAGCACAAGAAGGACCATGGTTCGCGCCGTGGCATGCTCATGCTCGTCCACAAGCGCCGCCGCCTTCTGGATTACCTGAAGACGACGGACTCGGACCGCTACCGCGAAGTCATCGGCAAGCTGGGTATCCGCAAGTAA
- a CDS encoding pectinesterase family protein: MSVLLSPAAAWASKPVVTVASDGSAQYRTVQAAVDAAPEDGGEVIRIQPGTYREKVFVAKNGIEFRGQGKKPEDTLITWDDSAGRAGGTNKSYTLGVTGNDFIATDLTIENNFEKLHGRTEQGSQAVALMVSGDRELFRHVRLLGYQDTLYAQSKTCHNSTDPTDQACQASRQLFEDCYIAGHVDFIFGDSKAVFKDCELHAMQHFEVMLTAQSKVYPLEDSGYLFLNTTVTSDPGVGHISLGRPWRAYARVYFVNTKVVKPAVITPEGWREWSGKLATADYAEYNTGPGDDVSKRLAPSRQLTKDEVKKLTVKNWLPGWDAEAVK; encoded by the coding sequence GTGTCAGTCCTGTTGAGCCCGGCGGCAGCCTGGGCGTCTAAACCTGTGGTGACGGTGGCGTCGGATGGTTCCGCGCAGTACCGCACTGTGCAAGCGGCCGTGGACGCGGCTCCAGAGGACGGCGGCGAGGTGATCCGTATCCAGCCGGGGACCTATCGAGAGAAGGTCTTCGTCGCAAAAAACGGTATTGAGTTCCGCGGACAGGGCAAAAAGCCCGAAGACACGCTCATCACCTGGGATGATTCGGCCGGCCGTGCTGGCGGCACAAACAAGAGCTACACGCTCGGTGTTACGGGCAATGATTTCATCGCCACCGACCTCACTATTGAGAACAACTTCGAGAAACTTCATGGTCGGACCGAGCAAGGCTCACAGGCCGTCGCTCTGATGGTCAGCGGCGACCGCGAACTCTTCCGCCATGTCCGCCTGCTTGGCTATCAGGACACGCTTTACGCACAGAGCAAGACTTGCCATAACTCGACAGACCCCACGGATCAGGCTTGCCAGGCCTCTCGGCAACTCTTTGAAGATTGCTACATCGCCGGGCACGTCGACTTCATCTTTGGCGACTCCAAAGCGGTTTTCAAGGACTGCGAACTCCACGCGATGCAGCACTTCGAAGTCATGCTGACCGCGCAGAGCAAAGTCTACCCGCTGGAAGACTCCGGCTACCTGTTTCTCAACACCACCGTAACCTCCGATCCCGGCGTCGGGCATATCTCGCTCGGACGTCCGTGGCGCGCCTATGCTCGGGTCTACTTCGTGAATACGAAGGTTGTGAAGCCAGCGGTCATCACCCCTGAAGGTTGGCGCGAGTGGAGCGGCAAGCTGGCAACGGCTGACTATGCCGAGTACAACACCGGCCCCGGCGATGATGTATCGAAGCGGCTGGCGCCGTCGCGGCAGTTGACCAAGGACGAAGTAAAGAAGCTCACAGTAAAAAACTGGCTGCCCGGATGGGACGCTGAGGCGGTGAAGTGA
- a CDS encoding glycosyl hydrolase family 28 protein, whose product MHRASAIALAITAVASVAAAQDTRTVTEPQIPAACVTLKAAHTSPLKLEDEAKLDTERLQKAIDGCKGGAVELAAEGSSKAFVSGPIRLKSSVTLLVDKGVTLFASRNPRDYDIQPGMCGINAPKTGCLPLISLKGASNAGIMGDGIIDGRGAAKMILDGKEADKSWWDLGHLAKTTAHQQVPRLIIADHADNFTLYRITLRNSPFFHVTYSNGDGFTAWGVKIDTPSDAPNTDGIDPGGSKNITVTQSYIRTGDDNIAIKGGSEITNMTVSHNHFYSGHGMSIGSETNGGVSKIRVTDLSLDGTTAGIRIKSQQAYGGHVHDVVYEDVCIRNSKNPIQLDTNYSANPKPGKGLIPVFDDITLRNVRVYGGGKIQFNGFDHEHRIGITLDGVVLDDPAKYKFDVRHADLTFGPGPVNFMPAGEDSTARGAGGKGKLAECNDKFVPFPVIK is encoded by the coding sequence ATGCATCGAGCAAGCGCGATAGCTCTGGCAATAACTGCGGTGGCCTCAGTGGCCGCTGCACAGGACACACGCACCGTCACCGAGCCGCAAATTCCTGCGGCCTGCGTGACCCTGAAGGCTGCGCACACGTCTCCGTTGAAGCTGGAGGACGAGGCCAAGCTGGACACCGAGCGCTTGCAGAAGGCGATCGACGGCTGCAAAGGCGGAGCTGTCGAGCTTGCTGCGGAAGGAAGCAGCAAGGCGTTCGTTAGTGGGCCGATCAGGCTCAAGAGCAGCGTCACGCTTCTGGTGGACAAAGGGGTAACCCTCTTTGCCTCGCGCAACCCGCGTGACTACGACATTCAGCCAGGAATGTGTGGCATCAACGCTCCAAAGACGGGCTGTCTTCCGCTGATCTCCCTCAAGGGTGCGAGCAACGCTGGCATTATGGGGGACGGCATCATCGACGGCCGCGGCGCGGCGAAGATGATCCTCGACGGCAAGGAAGCGGACAAGAGTTGGTGGGACCTCGGCCACCTCGCCAAGACGACAGCACACCAGCAGGTGCCGCGCCTCATCATCGCCGACCACGCTGACAACTTCACGCTCTACCGCATCACGCTCCGCAACTCTCCCTTCTTCCACGTCACCTACTCCAACGGCGACGGCTTCACCGCCTGGGGCGTAAAGATCGACACTCCCTCCGATGCGCCGAATACCGACGGCATCGATCCCGGCGGCTCGAAGAACATCACGGTTACGCAGTCGTATATCCGCACCGGCGATGACAACATCGCGATCAAGGGCGGCAGTGAGATCACGAACATGACCGTCTCTCACAACCACTTTTACTCTGGCCACGGTATGTCGATAGGTTCCGAGACCAACGGTGGTGTCAGCAAGATCCGCGTTACCGACCTCTCGCTCGACGGCACAACGGCAGGCATCCGCATCAAGAGCCAGCAGGCTTACGGCGGTCACGTTCACGATGTCGTGTACGAAGATGTCTGCATCCGCAACTCGAAGAACCCGATTCAACTCGACACAAACTACTCCGCAAACCCCAAGCCGGGCAAAGGCCTGATTCCTGTCTTCGACGACATCACGCTGCGGAACGTGCGTGTCTACGGCGGCGGCAAGATTCAGTTCAACGGCTTCGACCACGAGCATCGCATCGGCATCACGCTCGATGGTGTGGTCCTGGATGATCCGGCGAAGTATAAGTTTGACGTTCGCCACGCCGACCTTACCTTTGGCCCGGGGCCGGTGAACTTCATGCCAGCAGGGGAAGACTCAACCGCTCGTGGCGCCGGTGGCAAAGGCAAGCTTGCCGAGTGCAACGACAAGTTCGTTCCGTTTCCGGTGATCAAGTAA